A stretch of Cicer arietinum cultivar CDC Frontier isolate Library 1 chromosome 5, Cicar.CDCFrontier_v2.0, whole genome shotgun sequence DNA encodes these proteins:
- the LOC101506861 gene encoding purple acid phosphatase 18-like, translating to MKELKLILTVLLLLSVTTIADDYVRPQPRKTLHLPWHSKSSSYPQQVHISFAGDKHMRVTWITDDTSAPSVVEYGTLPGKYGSVAEGETTSYSYLFYSSGKIHHTVIGPLEPNSVYFYRCGGEGPEFELKTPPSQFPITFAVAGDLGQTGWTKSTLDHIDRCKYDVNLIPGDLSYADYIQHRWDSFGRLVQPLASARPWMVTQGNHEVEHIPLIKDGFISYNSRWKMPFEESGSSSNLYYSFEVAGAHIIMLGSYADYDEYSEQYTWLKTDLSKVDRKRTPWLLVLFHVPWYNSNTAHQGEGGDMMQTMEPLLYAANVDLVFAGHVHAYERSKRVYNGRLDPCGAVHITIGDGGNKEGLAHKYITPQPKWSDFREASFGHGELKIVNSTHAFWSWHRNDDDEPVKSDDIWINSLVSSGCVDQKRTEIP from the exons ATGAAAGAACTCAAACTCATTCTAACAGTTTTATTGCTTCTGTCAGTAACCACCATTGCTGATGATTATGTTCGACCTCAGCCTCGAAAAACCTTACATCTTCCATGGCATTCAAAATCCTCTTCTTATCCTCAGCAG GttcacatttcttttgctggaGACAAGCACATGAGAGTTACATGGATTACTGATGACACATCTGCACCTTCAGTTGTTGAATATGGAACATTGCCAGGGAAATATGGTTCTGTAGCTGAAGGAGAGACAACCTCTTATAGTTACCTGTTCTATAGCTCAGGAAAGATACACCATACTGTAATTGGCCCTTTAGAGCCAAATTCTGTCTACTTTTACCGTTGTGGTGGAGAAGGTCCTGAGTTTGAGCTCAAAACACCTCCATCTCAGTTTCCAATCACTTTTGCTGTGGCGGGAGATCTTGGCCAAACTGGTTGGACTAAATCGACATTAGATCACATCGACCGATGCAAATATGATGTTAACTTGATTCCCGGAGACCTTTCGTATGCGGATTATATTCAGCATCGTTGGGACTCATTTGGTAGACTTGTGCAGCCACTTGCTAGTGCTAGACCATGGATGGTAACACAAGGGAATCATGAAGTGGAACACATACCCTTGATAAAAGATGGATTTATATCCTATAATTCTAGATGGAAAATGCCGTTTGAGGAGAGTGGTTCAAGTTCGaatctttattattcttttgaAGTTGCTGGTGCTCACATTATCATGCTTGGCTCGTATGCTGATTATGACGAGTACTCAGAACAATATACATGGCTGAAG ACAGATTTGTCAAAGGTGGACAGGAAAAGGACACCATGGTTACTTGTCTTATTTCATGTTCCATGGTATAATAGTAACACAGCTCATCAAGGTGAAGGTGGTGATATGATGCAAACCATGGAGCCATTGCTTTATGCTGCTAACGTTGATTTAGTTTTTGCCGGTCATGTGCACGCCTACGAACGCTCA AAACGTGTATATAATGGAAGATTGGATCCTTGTGGTGCTGTCCATATAACAATTGGTGATGGAGGGAACAAAGAAGGCTTAGCACATAA GTATATTACTCCACAGCCAAAGTGGTCAGACTTCCGTGAAGCAAGTTTCGGTCACGGTGAGCTAAAGATTGTAAACTCCACGCATGCCTTTTGGAGTTGGCACCGGAATGACGACGATGAGCCAGTAAAATCTGATGATATCTGGATAAACTCTTTAGTCAGCTCAGGATGTGTTGATCAGAAGAGAACTGAAATCCCTTGA